In the genome of Helicovermis profundi, the window AAATTTGTTTTAGCTTTTTTTAGATTATTATTCTGGATTTACACTGTATATACCGTCAATTTCAATTATGGATTCAATAATACGAACGGGGTCACAGTTTTTTGGATAATTTACATAAAGTTTTAATTCTGCAACATTGTCGTTCATAGCTGTCATAGCAATATTTTTTACTTTGGCATTGTGTTTTCCGATTGCTGTGCCGATTTTTCCAAGTTGACCTGGTGTATTAGAAGTGTGTATAAAAATAACAAGTTGTCTTTTGTTTTTTTGAAACTTATATTCAAAACGTGCAAATGTTTCTAATATAATAAAAATTAAAAGAGTTGAGCTAATTGCAATTAAATAATGTCCAGCACCAAGTGCTAAACCTAGACAAGCAACAGCCCAAAGACTTGCAGCGGTTGTTAATCCCTTTACACTAAATCCTTCCTTAATAATTGTACCAGCTCCAAGGAAACCAATTCCAGAAATTACTTGTGCACCATAACGTCCAGGGTCAATGCTAGATATGCTACCATATTCTTTTAGCAGAGTAAGGTCTGAAATCATTACAATTGTAGCGCCGAGGCAGACTAGTATATGTGTTCTAAATCCTGCAGGTCTATTTATGCTTTCTCTTTCAAAA includes:
- a CDS encoding MgtC/SapB family protein encodes the protein MDISNYEIFLRILLACIFGGLIGFERESINRPAGFRTHILVCLGATIVMISDLTLLKEYGSISSIDPGRYGAQVISGIGFLGAGTIIKEGFSVKGLTTAASLWAVACLGLALGAGHYLIAISSTLLIFIILETFARFEYKFQKNKRQLVIFIHTSNTPGQLGKIGTAIGKHNAKVKNIAMTAMNDNVAELKLYVNYPKNCDPVRIIESIIEIDGIYSVNPE